The following nucleotide sequence is from Candidatus Chlamydia corallus.
CTTCATTAGAAACTATAAAATGCCTCTGAGTCTTGTCTCCGAGTTTATTTGGGGCATACGTAAAACCTATATTCTCGTCAATAGCATTCAAAGGCTCTATTTTAAGAGTGTAGCCTGCACAAGAACTCCTTCCAGAAATAGGAAAAGAACGCTTACTTAGCTCATAAGTTAAAGCTGAAGTTAGCTGACCATGAGGATCTTCTTTTATAGGGGCAATGAAAATTCCTTCATGCAATAGAGACTTGCCTAAAGGTGACAAGTTGTAAGGAGCGTTTAAAATAGAATAACCACAGCATGATGAAAGTGCTAGAGAAAAAAAGAGATAAATCGTGCCTAAAGGAAATAATCTCATATTGATTTTTATCTTAGGAAGTATGCTTAGAGATTCTATCTAGACGCTTTTGACATTTAGCCACTAAGAGAGTGTCTGGGTAGTTTGTGATCGCAGTGCGGTAATAAATATTGGCAGCCTCTCCTTTTTTCTTCTTCTCGTAGAAACGACCTGTGGCATACAAGCCTCGGGCATAATGTTCCCGCATAGCCCCAACATTAGCAGAGACAGCTGCATTCAATGGATGGTTAGGATGCTGCTTTTTCATTGCCTCCTCATTCAGTTTCGCAAAATGAAGATATTGAATATTGTGGGGCTCTTTCTTGGCTTGCTGCAAATAGATTTCTGATAAACGTACAAACGCCTCTGAAGATAGAATATGCAAAGGAAATTGCAACGTCAGTTTTTTTAAAGTCTTGGTTGCTTCTGTAAGATCTTTTTTTACAATAAGCAACTCGGCTTTGCTGTAAAGCGCTTGAGCTCCTAGGTCTTTACTAGGAAATGCTGTCAGAATCTCATCATAAATGCGCAAGGCATCTTCATCCGCATTTGCTATTTTTGGGAAACCCTCTAATGAGAAAAGACGTTTACGTTTGCCTTGAGCAAATCTTTGTGCAATCGCGTATTTCATCTGAAAAAACTCTTCAGAATACTCTGCATCAGGACGTTGTAAATAAGCTGCAAATGCCTTATCTGCTAAATCTGGGTGATCTTGCTTGAAATAACAGACTCCTAAAAGATACTGTGCTTGACTACATAAGATGTGCTCAGGAAAGTGATGCGTAATGATACCAAAACATAGTAAAGATTTTCTAAAATTTCCTTTTTTAAAGAATGCCTGTCCCTGAGAAAAATATTCTTCTGCGGAGTGCTTAGGCTCAAAACGTTGGAGGGAGAGCTTTCCTGAAAAAGGCTCAAAAGAGACAGGTTTTGCATCGCACCCAATAGATATGAGAACAAGAAGAAGTGGAACGTATAATAGAAATTTCATAATTAGACAGGGGCTTGTAACAACAAAATGTCATCATAAAAAAGAAAAACAGAATTTGTCAAATGCCTTGTTTTTGTTTTATTTATAACTTGTTGTTTTTTTTATTTGATAAAACATTTTTTTATTGTGTAAAATATAAAAAAGGTAATTTATGAAGAAATTAATTCTATATTTTGGTGCTTTTGCTATTTCTCTTTTTTGCGGTGTTTTTTTATGGGATCGCGTTCCCTGCGCACAAAAGATTATGCAGCTTGCCGCTGACCATAGTTCAGAAGTATTTTCTAAAAGCTGCCGTTTTATACGAAAAATTTCAGGATTTGAAGAACTACAAGTTTTTGAACGTCACGTTTCTCCAGAGCAGACCTTGGCATTGTTCCCAGAATATCGTGAAGGCAAGTCTTTTATAGATTTAATATTCATCCCCCATACCCTGATGCACGTACGCTTCTCTAAAGAAGAACCAGTCAAAAAACATATCATCAGCCAGGAAGGAGAAATCCTTTGGAGCCTAGTCAATGGTGAAATGGTATTGCACACAGGGACTTGGACATGTTCTAAGGGATTTCGAGAGTGCCTTCTTCTTCATGCTGGTAAGCAAGATATGCGTGTCATACAAACGCTAGCTGCCTTAGGAGGAGCCACATCCCGGGAATCTCTAGCACAAGCTTTATCCCTAAGAAATATCCGTGCAGATCGAGTGATTAAAGAGTGTCAGAAGAAAAAACTTATCTTTACTTCAGGAAATCAAATAGGGACGCACTTCCAACAGCTCCAGCCAATCAAAGGTTGTACAACAACACTGAATAGCAATCCTGTATGGTTGCAAAAACCACGTAATGCAGCAGTTTTCCCTGCGCAGTATTCTGAAGATCGTGTGCGTCATTTAGTAAAGATGATCTTCGGGGATAACTTTTTAATTGTACGTAGCTCAATTGTTTATGTGCCTGTCTATAAGATATCACTAGTTTCCGCAGATAATAGTATCCGTGTTGAATACAT
It contains:
- a CDS encoding LPS assembly lipoprotein LptE, which encodes MRLFPLGTIYLFFSLALSSCCGYSILNAPYNLSPLGKSLLHEGIFIAPIKEDPHGQLTSALTYELSKRSFPISGRSSCAGYTLKIEPLNAIDENIGFTYAPNKLGDKTQRHFIVSNEGRLSLSAKVQLINNHTGEVLIDQCVARESVDFDFEPDLGTANAHEFALGQFEMHSEAIKSARRIVSVRLAEMIVQQVYYDLF
- a CDS encoding tetratricopeptide repeat protein; the encoded protein is MKFLLYVPLLLVLISIGCDAKPVSFEPFSGKLSLQRFEPKHSAEEYFSQGQAFFKKGNFRKSLLCFGIITHHFPEHILCSQAQYLLGVCYFKQDHPDLADKAFAAYLQRPDAEYSEEFFQMKYAIAQRFAQGKRKRLFSLEGFPKIANADEDALRIYDEILTAFPSKDLGAQALYSKAELLIVKKDLTEATKTLKKLTLQFPLHILSSEAFVRLSEIYLQQAKKEPHNIQYLHFAKLNEEAMKKQHPNHPLNAAVSANVGAMREHYARGLYATGRFYEKKKKGEAANIYYRTAITNYPDTLLVAKCQKRLDRISKHTS